One Janthinobacterium sp. TB1-E2 genomic region harbors:
- a CDS encoding group II truncated hemoglobin: MTDTTAPTLYETIGGAPVLREMVDRFYDLMELEPEFAGIRVMHPPSTDGSRDKLYFFLTGWMGGPDLYIEKFGHPRLRARHLPYAIGTSERDQWLRAMAWAMEDTGIEESLRVRLMESFYQTADWMRNKPD; this comes from the coding sequence ATGACTGATACCACTGCCCCCACCCTGTACGAGACCATCGGCGGCGCCCCCGTGCTGCGCGAAATGGTCGACCGTTTTTATGACTTGATGGAACTCGAGCCCGAGTTCGCCGGCATCCGCGTCATGCATCCGCCGTCGACGGACGGCTCGCGCGACAAGCTGTATTTTTTCCTCACGGGCTGGATGGGCGGACCGGATTTGTATATCGAGAAATTCGGCCACCCGCGCCTGCGCGCCCGTCATTTGCCGTATGCCATCGGTACCAGCGAGCGCGACCAGTGGCTGCGCGCCATGGCCTGGGCCATGGAAGACACGGGCATCGAAGAATCCTTGCGCGTGCGCCTGATGGAATCGTTCTATCAGACGGCCGACTGGATGCGTAACAAACCTGACTGA
- a CDS encoding HAMP domain-containing sensor histidine kinase — MKHAQSPSGKRWQGKLLQPFLHFHDAIEHTPVRRAQVRKLALIGALGMPLYYALWHYFFPQEYESPLLRIVAALLFLPALWPDRFSNTWFSVYLFLGLTFELPFFFTYMFLMNHASTMWVHSLLVALVVLFHFDTRIAILAYLSGTLLACLAFAVAGDPAFLLSGGVLQQLPVHWFTIAVLSVVKVGRNVGAQEKLAGLAAGLGSVAHELRTPLVSVEANVRGLQRGLQQNMQDQPPDAASLEALARIQFEVRHMHHMIDLFLLSASAVNRKLEANEAVAMHDSVAAVLRRYPFTSTAQRDIVKVDVRADFTFPGQSELCVVILLNLLRNALKSIHRAGKGRVRIIIDGAHPVPRLLFIDTGCGIATSRLPLIFDRFYSYPSHNGSGIGLALCRQIMQAWQARIRCVAREGAYAIFVLEFPQPLPVPTHNRFPSIHRAR; from the coding sequence ATGAAGCATGCGCAGTCCCCTTCCGGAAAACGATGGCAAGGCAAGCTGCTCCAGCCTTTCCTGCATTTCCACGACGCCATCGAACACACGCCTGTGCGGCGCGCACAGGTGCGTAAGCTGGCGCTCATCGGTGCGCTGGGCATGCCCCTGTACTACGCGCTGTGGCATTATTTTTTTCCGCAGGAATATGAATCGCCGCTGCTGCGCATCGTGGCGGCGCTGCTGTTCCTGCCCGCGCTATGGCCCGACCGCTTCAGCAATACCTGGTTCAGCGTCTACCTGTTCCTGGGTCTGACCTTCGAACTGCCGTTTTTCTTCACGTATATGTTCCTGATGAACCATGCCTCGACCATGTGGGTGCATTCGCTGCTGGTGGCGCTGGTCGTGCTGTTTCACTTCGATACACGCATCGCCATACTCGCCTACCTGAGCGGCACCCTGCTGGCCTGCCTGGCGTTTGCCGTGGCCGGCGATCCCGCCTTCCTGCTCAGCGGCGGCGTCTTGCAGCAATTGCCCGTGCACTGGTTCACGATTGCCGTGCTGTCCGTGGTCAAGGTGGGGCGCAACGTGGGCGCGCAAGAGAAACTGGCCGGGCTGGCGGCTGGCCTGGGCAGCGTGGCGCACGAATTGCGCACGCCCCTCGTCAGCGTCGAGGCGAACGTGCGCGGGCTGCAGCGCGGGCTACAGCAAAACATGCAAGACCAGCCACCCGACGCGGCCAGCCTGGAAGCGCTGGCGCGCATCCAGTTCGAAGTGCGCCATATGCACCACATGATCGATCTGTTCCTGCTCAGTGCCAGCGCCGTCAACCGCAAGCTCGAAGCGAATGAAGCGGTGGCCATGCACGACAGCGTGGCGGCCGTACTGCGCCGCTATCCGTTTACCAGCACGGCCCAGCGCGACATCGTCAAGGTCGATGTGCGCGCCGATTTCACGTTTCCCGGCCAGTCGGAACTGTGCGTGGTGATCCTGCTCAACCTGCTGCGCAATGCCTTGAAAAGCATCCACCGCGCGGGCAAGGGCCGCGTGCGCATCATCATCGATGGCGCCCATCCCGTGCCGCGCCTGCTGTTCATCGACACGGGCTGCGGCATCGCCACCAGCCGCCTGCCGCTGATCTTCGACCGCTTCTATTCCTATCCCTCGCACAACGGCAGCGGCATCGGCCTGGCCCTGTGCCGGCAAATCATGCAAGCCTGGCAGGCGCGCATCCGCTGCGTCGCGCGCGAAGGCGCCTACGCCATCTTCGTGCTGGAATTTCCCCAGCCCCTGCCCGTGCCCACGCACAACCGTTTTCCATCCATCCACCGCGCGAGGTGA
- a CDS encoding GIY-YIG nuclease family protein, which yields MDKTQQAALKAAYRQQAPALGIIALRHLPSGRTLLERSRNAPGALNRHRFELALGSHRNARLQADWRRDGEAVFRFDIIDTVKASADPGFDADAELDALLALHQAQLLDQGQSRY from the coding sequence ATGGATAAAACACAGCAAGCTGCCTTGAAAGCAGCTTACCGGCAACAAGCACCCGCACTGGGCATCATCGCGCTGCGCCACCTGCCCAGCGGCCGCACCCTGCTCGAACGCAGCCGCAACGCGCCCGGCGCGCTGAACCGCCACCGTTTCGAACTCGCGCTGGGCTCGCACCGCAATGCGCGCCTGCAGGCGGACTGGCGGCGCGACGGCGAGGCGGTTTTCCGCTTCGACATCATCGACACCGTCAAGGCATCGGCCGATCCCGGTTTCGATGCGGACGCCGAGCTGGACGCCCTGCTGGCGCTGCACCAGGCGCAGCTGCTCGATCAAGGGCAATCACGCTATTGA
- the cqsA gene encoding alpha-hydroxyketone-type quorum-sensing autoinducer synthase, translated as MLNAISPLSSRAIHAEQRMPAFVHARMDEHYVERIEKLLGGQHLHEWQAMPASAVMLAGNDYLNIAGEAALLAAQARVLQGGGAMLMSSVFLQEGSRQHRLEQKFADYLGSEACVLAQSGWAANVGLLQSLAGPGIPVYLDMQAHASLWEGVQSAQAVPVAFLHNDGTHLQRQIDKHGPGIIIVDALYSTNGSVAPLLEMVEIAERSGSMLIVDESHSLGTHGPQGAGLVVELGLAERVHFRTASLAKAFAGRAGLITCSGRFKGYFLSASRPAIFSSCLLEHELAWFDAALDFIRAADGRRAALHRHSVQLRQGLMDLGYNVSDGTEQIIALEAGSEPDTLILRKALERHGIFGAVFCAPATPKNRSLVRLTLNAGLREDECARVLAACAAIRDETGMARWPSTRRLRKLALV; from the coding sequence ATGTTAAACGCCATTTCCCCCCTGTCGTCCCGCGCCATCCACGCCGAACAACGGATGCCCGCCTTCGTGCATGCGCGCATGGATGAACACTACGTCGAGCGCATCGAGAAGCTGCTTGGCGGCCAGCATTTGCATGAATGGCAAGCCATGCCGGCCAGTGCGGTCATGCTGGCAGGTAATGATTACCTGAACATCGCCGGCGAGGCGGCGCTGCTGGCGGCCCAGGCGCGCGTCTTGCAGGGCGGCGGCGCCATGCTGATGTCGTCCGTCTTCCTGCAGGAAGGCAGCCGCCAGCACCGGCTGGAACAAAAATTCGCGGACTATCTGGGCAGCGAAGCGTGCGTGCTGGCGCAGTCGGGCTGGGCCGCCAATGTGGGCTTGCTGCAAAGCCTGGCCGGGCCCGGCATCCCCGTGTACCTCGATATGCAGGCGCACGCTTCGCTGTGGGAGGGCGTGCAATCGGCGCAAGCCGTGCCTGTTGCTTTTCTGCACAACGATGGCACCCACCTGCAGCGCCAGATCGACAAGCATGGCCCCGGCATCATCATCGTCGATGCGCTGTACAGTACGAATGGCAGCGTGGCGCCGCTGCTGGAGATGGTGGAAATCGCCGAGCGCAGCGGCAGCATGCTGATCGTCGACGAGTCGCACTCGCTGGGCACGCATGGCCCGCAGGGCGCGGGGCTGGTGGTGGAGCTGGGCCTGGCCGAGCGCGTGCATTTCCGCACGGCGTCGCTGGCCAAGGCGTTTGCGGGCCGGGCCGGGCTGATTACCTGTTCGGGCCGTTTCAAAGGATATTTTTTGTCCGCTTCGCGGCCCGCCATCTTCAGCTCCTGCCTGCTCGAACACGAGCTGGCGTGGTTCGATGCGGCGCTTGATTTCATCCGCGCCGCCGATGGCCGCCGCGCCGCGCTGCACCGCCACAGCGTGCAGTTGCGCCAGGGGCTGATGGATCTGGGCTACAACGTCAGCGACGGCACCGAGCAGATCATCGCGCTGGAAGCGGGCAGCGAACCCGATACCCTGATCCTGCGCAAGGCGCTGGAACGGCATGGCATCTTTGGCGCAGTCTTCTGCGCGCCGGCCACGCCGAAGAACCGCTCGCTGGTGCGCCTGACCCTGAATGCGGGCTTGCGCGAGGACGAGTGCGCCAGGGTGCTGGCCGCCTGCGCCGCCATCCGCGACGAGACGGGCATGGCGCGCTGGCCATCGACGCGGCGCCTGCGCAAGCTGGCGCTGGTGTAG
- a CDS encoding response regulator, which yields MQLPVYTHPTLTVLIDDSDSFLKSLAFQLDPGLARKTFHDTSSALHWLRQSAQPGETPLHVNFDTQNLPPDQCNVALDIERIWRISGQAQRFAVPSVLVVDYSMPQMNGLEFCEAVRDLPCKKILFTGAADEKVAVTAFNRGLIDRYIKKSDDDALDILEQEIVALQREFFLQQTETVRDLLMLHDYTFLQDEALAAVVHELCQRHGFVEYYIFPNPSGILFFTRDGHAKLMIIETERSLHTQYEMARDSDAPESLLLALLEMRVIPYFSDADSDGMYAAQIGENWFRYCAAPTICLGRVTYFWALFDVPAHQLGQPVMSYSQFLRAGAGAGDSVSA from the coding sequence ATGCAACTGCCCGTCTACACCCATCCGACCCTGACCGTACTGATCGACGACAGCGATTCCTTCCTGAAAAGCCTGGCGTTCCAGCTCGATCCCGGCCTGGCGCGCAAGACTTTTCACGACACCAGCAGCGCCCTGCACTGGCTGCGCCAGAGTGCGCAACCGGGCGAAACGCCGCTGCACGTGAACTTCGACACGCAAAACCTGCCGCCCGACCAATGCAACGTGGCGCTCGATATCGAACGCATCTGGCGCATCAGCGGCCAGGCGCAGCGCTTTGCCGTGCCCTCCGTGCTGGTGGTCGATTATTCGATGCCGCAGATGAATGGCCTGGAATTTTGCGAGGCCGTGCGCGATCTGCCGTGCAAGAAGATTTTATTTACGGGGGCGGCCGATGAAAAAGTGGCCGTGACGGCCTTCAACCGGGGCTTGATTGACCGCTACATCAAGAAAAGCGACGACGATGCGCTCGACATCCTGGAACAGGAAATCGTGGCCTTGCAGCGCGAATTCTTCCTGCAGCAAACGGAGACCGTGCGCGACTTGCTGATGCTGCACGATTACACTTTCCTGCAAGACGAGGCGCTGGCCGCCGTCGTGCACGAGCTGTGCCAGCGCCATGGCTTTGTCGAATACTATATTTTCCCCAATCCCAGCGGCATCCTGTTCTTCACGCGCGACGGCCACGCCAAGCTGATGATCATCGAGACGGAACGCAGCCTGCACACGCAATATGAAATGGCGCGCGACAGCGACGCGCCCGAGTCATTGCTGCTGGCGCTGCTGGAAATGCGCGTGATCCCGTATTTCTCCGACGCCGACAGCGACGGCATGTACGCGGCGCAGATCGGCGAAAACTGGTTCCGCTACTGCGCCGCGCCCACCATCTGCCTGGGCCGCGTGACGTATTTCTGGGCCCTGTTCGACGTGCCGGCGCACCAGCTGGGGCAACCGGTCATGTCCTACTCGCAATTTTTGCGCGCGGGCGCGGGCGCGGGCGACAGCGTCAGCGCTTAG
- a CDS encoding MFS transporter yields MSTTVQPPLLRNINFRWLLGGGLVSMLGDQFSMLALPWLVLSLTNDSLSLGIAVALMGAPRAVLILFGGTIADRYSPRRVLLLSKYANAAILLALSGLLMLDQASVALAYAAALALGVASAFGIPAGTAILPQAVPPQVLQTANSLQMGARQLSLLAGPLLAALVLGAHDGGQQTGMAALAAAFAIDALTFLFSAWTLRQVSLRPLAAATAAQGMWRDMAAGLSMVWRDMALRSCYAYWAVVAFFVMGPLQVALPVLASERLHGAPALGLLMGAHGAGTLAGMLASSLGGAWLRRRFGATLLAVDAIVAILLMALGQIDTAWQGAALLAVTGLLGGYVQVAIFTWIQRRVAPAMLGRAMALFMGIFLGLAPLSAAATGALLRHLSVGELFCAGGALLLAAAIAAALLTDIARIASTDYITQA; encoded by the coding sequence ATGTCAACCACCGTCCAACCTCCTTTGCTACGCAATATCAACTTCCGCTGGCTGCTCGGCGGCGGCCTCGTGTCCATGCTCGGTGACCAGTTCAGCATGCTGGCCCTGCCCTGGCTGGTGCTGAGCCTGACAAACGATAGCCTCAGCCTGGGCATCGCCGTGGCCCTGATGGGCGCGCCGCGCGCCGTGCTCATCTTGTTCGGCGGCACCATCGCCGACCGTTACTCGCCCCGGCGCGTGCTGCTGCTGAGCAAATATGCAAACGCCGCCATCCTGCTGGCACTGTCCGGCCTGCTGATGCTGGACCAGGCCAGTGTGGCGCTCGCGTATGCAGCCGCGCTGGCGCTGGGCGTCGCCTCCGCCTTCGGCATTCCCGCCGGCACCGCCATCCTGCCGCAAGCCGTGCCGCCGCAAGTGCTGCAAACGGCCAACAGCCTGCAGATGGGCGCGCGCCAGTTGTCCTTGCTGGCCGGCCCGCTGCTGGCGGCGCTCGTGCTCGGCGCCCACGATGGCGGGCAGCAAACCGGCATGGCGGCGCTGGCCGCCGCCTTTGCCATCGATGCGCTGACGTTTCTGTTCTCGGCCTGGACCTTGCGGCAAGTCAGCCTGCGGCCACTGGCAGCGGCCACAGCGGCGCAAGGTATGTGGCGCGACATGGCGGCGGGCCTGTCCATGGTGTGGCGCGACATGGCCTTGCGCAGCTGCTATGCCTACTGGGCCGTGGTGGCGTTCTTCGTCATGGGACCGCTGCAAGTGGCCCTGCCCGTACTGGCCAGCGAGCGTCTGCACGGCGCCCCGGCGCTCGGTTTGCTGATGGGCGCGCACGGCGCCGGTACCCTGGCCGGCATGCTGGCGTCCAGCCTGGGCGGCGCCTGGCTGCGCCGCCGCTTCGGCGCCACCCTGCTCGCCGTTGACGCCATCGTCGCCATCCTGCTGATGGCGCTGGGGCAAATCGATACAGCCTGGCAAGGCGCGGCCTTGCTGGCCGTCACGGGATTGCTGGGCGGCTATGTGCAGGTGGCGATCTTTACCTGGATACAGCGGCGCGTGGCGCCCGCCATGCTGGGCCGGGCGATGGCGCTGTTCATGGGTATCTTCCTGGGACTGGCGCCGCTGTCCGCTGCGGCCACGGGCGCGCTGCTGCGCCACCTGAGCGTGGGCGAACTGTTCTGCGCCGGAGGCGCCCTGCTGCTGGCCGCCGCCATCGCCGCCGCCCTGCTCACGGATATTGCGCGCATCGCAAGCACCGATTACATCACCCAAGCTTGA
- a CDS encoding MarR family winged helix-turn-helix transcriptional regulator gives MTDLTPPPPDGGSALDFCLRLARAQAMLVRRFDSTLGNLHGLSFGDYQLLYHLQRAPGGRLRRIDLAERLALTASGITRSLMPLEKIGLVARQADARDARVGYAAITAAGLELLTHANTTAQTLGQELLGNASAEQLAPLSLLLNGIAGNQPGQG, from the coding sequence ATGACCGATCTCACTCCCCCGCCGCCGGACGGCGGCAGCGCGCTGGACTTTTGCCTGCGCCTGGCGCGCGCCCAGGCCATGCTCGTGCGCCGCTTCGACAGCACCCTGGGCAATCTGCATGGCTTGAGCTTTGGCGATTATCAATTGCTGTACCACTTGCAGCGGGCACCCGGCGGACGCCTGCGCCGCATCGACCTGGCCGAGCGCCTGGCGCTGACGGCGTCCGGCATCACGCGCTCGCTGATGCCGCTGGAAAAAATCGGTCTGGTGGCGCGCCAGGCCGATGCGCGCGATGCCCGCGTCGGCTACGCCGCCATCACGGCCGCGGGACTGGAATTGCTGACGCATGCGAATACGACGGCGCAGACGCTGGGCCAGGAATTGCTGGGTAATGCCAGCGCGGAACAGCTGGCGCCCCTGTCCCTGCTATTGAACGGCATCGCCGGCAACCAGCCCGGGCAAGGCTGA
- a CDS encoding ABC transporter permease, which yields MFRLSLKMTGRDWRAGQLRFLLVALIVAVAALSAVGFFVDRLRAGLNRDAHQLLGADLVINADQPVNAAWRAEAQQRGFILADTVTFPSMAQAGEGEQSLSQLASIKAVSPGYPQRGKLKITTTLSEAQDAVGRPTDQVPAPGTLWVDAAILSSLNAKLGDTLTLGDKAFTVTQLIASEPDRGASFLNFAPRVMLPLGDLAATALVQNGSRVSYRLLLSAPPAKAAELAQYQARLESQIKTQAIKGVRIESLESGSPQMQSTLDRADRFLSLVGLLSAMLAAVAVAMAARRFMLRHLDACAMLRCLGLTQNQVTAMYVIEFLLVGLAGSVVGVIVGFGGHLVLLELLGKLVQNDLPPVSMLPALQGVATGMLLLLGFALPPILQLRNVPHNRVIRREQEPPQALAVATYGLGIAAFVVLLLWQAGDVKLALLTAAGFLGGFALFGLAGWLGIKSLKTLRGVFNHQGWRFAVTSLQRRPGATVIQVVSLALGLMALLLLTVVRGDLMVAWRNATPPDAPNRFMINILPEQKEPIATRLAQAGVANAPLYPMIRGRLVAVNGNAITESTYEDDRAKGLADREFNLSTMSTMQEENKLVAGKWFANAPGAPAEASVEEGIAKTLKLKLGDKLRFDIAGQPVEAAITSLRKLEWGSMRVNFFVIINPAAMADTPQTWITAFHLPPAQADLGNALLRDYPNLTVVDVGGVLKQIQSVLDQVVTAVEFLFAFTLASGLLVLYAALMGSQDERTREAGLLRALGATRRQLAQAQLIEFSLVGALAGLLAASGAAAMGWALATYQFKFAWSFAPGVWAFGLLAGALCAIAGGWLGLRNVLKHPPLQTLREG from the coding sequence ATGTTCCGCCTCTCCCTGAAAATGACCGGCCGCGACTGGCGCGCCGGGCAACTGCGTTTCCTGCTCGTCGCGCTGATCGTCGCCGTGGCGGCCCTGTCGGCCGTCGGCTTCTTCGTCGACCGCCTGCGCGCGGGCTTGAACCGCGACGCGCACCAGCTGCTGGGGGCCGATCTCGTCATCAACGCCGACCAGCCCGTCAATGCGGCCTGGCGCGCCGAAGCGCAACAGCGCGGCTTCATCCTGGCCGACACGGTGACGTTTCCCAGCATGGCGCAGGCGGGCGAGGGCGAGCAGTCGCTGTCGCAGCTGGCGTCCATCAAGGCCGTCTCGCCCGGCTATCCGCAGCGGGGCAAGCTGAAAATCACGACCACACTGAGCGAAGCGCAGGATGCCGTGGGACGGCCCACGGACCAGGTGCCGGCGCCCGGCACCCTGTGGGTCGATGCGGCGATCCTGTCCAGCCTGAACGCCAAGCTGGGCGACACATTGACCCTCGGTGACAAGGCATTTACGGTCACGCAACTGATCGCCAGCGAACCGGACCGCGGCGCGTCCTTCTTGAACTTCGCCCCGAGAGTCATGCTGCCCCTGGGCGACCTGGCCGCCACGGCGCTGGTGCAGAACGGCTCGCGCGTGTCGTACCGGCTGCTGCTGTCGGCGCCACCCGCCAAGGCCGCCGAGCTTGCGCAATATCAAGCCAGGCTGGAAAGCCAGATCAAGACGCAGGCCATCAAGGGCGTGCGCATCGAATCGCTGGAATCGGGCAGCCCGCAGATGCAGTCGACCCTGGACCGCGCCGACCGTTTTCTTTCCCTCGTCGGCTTGCTGTCGGCCATGCTGGCGGCCGTCGCCGTGGCCATGGCCGCGCGCCGCTTCATGCTGCGCCACCTGGACGCGTGCGCCATGCTGCGTTGCCTGGGCTTGACGCAAAACCAGGTCACGGCCATGTACGTGATCGAATTCCTGCTCGTCGGCCTGGCCGGCAGCGTCGTTGGCGTGATAGTGGGTTTCGGCGGCCACCTGGTGCTGCTCGAACTCTTGGGCAAACTGGTGCAGAACGACTTGCCGCCCGTGTCCATGCTGCCCGCGCTGCAAGGCGTGGCCACCGGCATGCTGCTCTTGCTGGGTTTTGCCCTGCCGCCGATTTTGCAGTTGCGCAATGTCCCGCACAACCGCGTGATTCGCCGCGAGCAGGAGCCGCCGCAGGCGCTGGCCGTGGCCACGTATGGCCTGGGCATCGCCGCCTTCGTCGTGCTGCTGTTGTGGCAGGCGGGCGACGTGAAACTGGCGCTGCTGACGGCGGCCGGCTTTCTCGGCGGCTTCGCCCTGTTCGGCCTGGCCGGCTGGCTGGGTATCAAGTCGCTGAAAACCCTGCGCGGCGTTTTCAACCACCAGGGCTGGCGCTTTGCCGTCACGTCCTTGCAGCGCCGCCCGGGCGCCACCGTCATCCAGGTGGTGTCGCTGGCCCTGGGCTTGATGGCCTTGCTGCTGCTGACGGTGGTGCGCGGCGACCTGATGGTGGCCTGGCGTAATGCCACGCCGCCGGACGCGCCGAACCGCTTCATGATCAATATCCTGCCGGAACAGAAAGAGCCGATCGCCACGCGCCTGGCGCAAGCGGGCGTGGCCAACGCGCCCTTGTATCCGATGATACGCGGGCGCCTGGTGGCCGTGAACGGCAACGCCATCACGGAAAGCACCTACGAGGATGACCGCGCCAAGGGCCTGGCCGACCGCGAATTCAACTTGTCGACGATGTCCACCATGCAGGAAGAAAACAAGCTGGTGGCCGGCAAGTGGTTCGCCAATGCGCCCGGCGCGCCTGCCGAAGCGTCGGTGGAAGAGGGCATCGCCAAGACCCTGAAGCTGAAACTGGGCGACAAGCTGCGCTTCGACATCGCCGGCCAGCCCGTGGAGGCGGCCATCACGAGTTTGCGCAAGCTGGAATGGGGCTCGATGCGCGTCAATTTCTTCGTCATCATCAACCCTGCCGCCATGGCGGACACGCCGCAGACGTGGATCACGGCGTTTCACCTGCCGCCCGCGCAGGCGGACCTGGGGAATGCTCTGCTGCGCGACTACCCGAACCTGACGGTGGTCGACGTGGGCGGCGTGCTCAAACAAATCCAGAGCGTGCTGGACCAGGTGGTGACGGCCGTTGAATTCCTCTTCGCCTTCACCCTGGCCTCGGGCTTGCTGGTGCTGTATGCGGCCCTGATGGGTTCGCAGGATGAGCGCACGCGCGAAGCGGGCTTGCTGCGCGCCTTGGGCGCCACGCGGCGGCAGCTGGCGCAGGCGCAGCTGATCGAGTTTTCCCTCGTCGGCGCGCTGGCCGGCTTGCTGGCCGCATCGGGCGCGGCCGCCATGGGCTGGGCCCTGGCCACGTACCAGTTCAAGTTCGCCTGGAGCTTTGCGCCCGGCGTGTGGGCGTTCGGCCTGCTGGCCGGCGCCCTGTGCGCGATCGCCGGCGGCTGGCTGGGCTTGCGCAATGTGCTCAAACATCCGCCGCTGCAGACCCTGCGCGAAGGCTAG
- a CDS encoding adenosine deaminase has product MMNPQLRAIVRGMPKAELHIHIEGSLEPELIFALAARNGVPLGYESVEHLRSAYAFTDLQSFLDIYYAGASVLLKEQDFYDMTQAYLQRAEADNVLHTEIFFDPQTHTARGVAMADVINGIHRACQDSPVSAALILCFLRHLSEEEAFETLEDALPHRDKFIGIGLDSSEVGNPPEKFSRVFARCRELGLHLVAHAGEEGPPAYIRTALDDLQVERIDHGVRCLEDAELTARLAREQIALTVCPLSNTKLRVFDQMHDHNLVQLLDAGLLVTVNSDDPAYFGGYMNDNFDAIFDALPLGLSHAHRLARNGFIAAFLPQAQKDAFLATVDAYFAQHAAAHGIAQ; this is encoded by the coding sequence ATGATGAACCCCCAATTGCGCGCGATCGTCCGCGGCATGCCGAAGGCCGAACTGCATATCCATATCGAAGGCTCGCTGGAGCCGGAACTGATTTTCGCACTGGCAGCGCGCAATGGCGTGCCGCTTGGCTATGAATCCGTGGAACACTTGCGCAGCGCCTATGCTTTTACGGATTTGCAGTCTTTTCTCGACATTTATTACGCTGGCGCAAGCGTGCTCTTGAAAGAGCAGGATTTCTACGACATGACGCAAGCCTACCTGCAGCGCGCCGAGGCCGATAACGTCTTGCACACGGAAATCTTCTTCGATCCGCAAACCCACACGGCGCGCGGCGTGGCCATGGCCGACGTGATCAACGGCATCCACCGCGCCTGCCAGGACAGCCCCGTCAGCGCGGCCCTGATCCTGTGCTTCCTGCGCCACCTGAGCGAGGAAGAAGCGTTCGAGACCCTGGAAGACGCCTTGCCGCACCGCGACAAATTCATCGGCATCGGCCTCGACTCGTCGGAAGTGGGCAACCCGCCCGAGAAATTCTCGCGCGTATTCGCCCGTTGCCGCGAGCTGGGCCTGCACCTGGTGGCCCACGCGGGCGAGGAAGGTCCGCCAGCCTACATCCGCACGGCGCTCGACGACTTGCAGGTCGAACGCATCGACCATGGCGTGCGCTGCCTGGAAGACGCGGAACTGACGGCCCGTTTGGCGCGCGAACAGATCGCCCTGACCGTCTGTCCGCTGTCGAACACCAAGCTGCGCGTGTTCGACCAGATGCATGACCATAACCTGGTGCAACTGCTCGACGCCGGCCTGCTGGTGACGGTGAACTCGGACGATCCCGCGTATTTCGGCGGCTACATGAACGACAATTTCGACGCCATCTTCGACGCGCTGCCACTGGGCTTGTCCCACGCGCATCGCCTGGCGCGCAACGGTTTCATCGCCGCCTTCCTGCCGCAGGCACAGAAAGACGCCTTCCTCGCCACCGTCGATGCGTATTTCGCCCAGCACGCGGCTGCCCACGGCATCGCGCAATAA